One genomic segment of Labeo rohita strain BAU-BD-2019 chromosome 14, IGBB_LRoh.1.0, whole genome shotgun sequence includes these proteins:
- the LOC127176685 gene encoding EF-hand calcium-binding domain-containing protein 9 yields the protein MKLKKGVFFEYLNLNKFHCLLSLSNTKIIYDYFCLLDIHEKKTLNDIQFYHFMKHVTTMGKKHIMLTFDMLDWDADGEIGFEEFYLMVCILLSSEHDVEETFISHHFLPVFELLDMDGSKTINLKEFKAAGFLFNLKGSDFKKILNLFDITGDECLNLSEFQKFTMMCMDAQKELKTKRGRLHRLKDVCRYFVKEDDELHLLD from the exons ATGAAGCTAAAAAAGGGGGTTTTCTTcgaatatttaaatttaaataagtttcaCTGCCTTCTCTCACTGagtaacactaaaataatttatgattatttttgtcttctggatATTCACgagaaaaaaacactgaatg ACATTCAGTTCTACCATTTCATGAAGCATGTGACAACAATGGGGAAGAAACACATAATGCTGACGTTCGACATGCTGGATTGGGATGCAGATGGAGAAATTGGGTTTGAGGAGTTTTATTTGATGGTCTGCATTCTGCTCAGTAGTGAA CATGATGTGGAAGAGACCTTCATCAGTCACCATTTCCTCCCTGTCTTCGAGCTGCTGGATATGGACGGTAGCAAAACCATCAACCTGAAAGAGTTTAAGGCTGCCGGATTCCTTTTTAACCTCAAGGGTTCAGATTTCAAAAAGATCTTGAACCTGTTTGACATCACTGGGGATGAG TGCCTGAATCTAAGTGAGTTTCAGAAGTTTACCATGATGTGCATGGATGCCCAAAAGGAGTTGAAGACAAAACGTGGAAGATTACACCGTCTCAAGGATGTCTGCAGATATTTTGTGAAAGAAGATGATGAACTTCATTTACTTGACTGA